TGTGTGTGGTGAACTGATTAAGGGGCTGAGTGTGGATTGTATGGTGTTGATTGTAGATTTTAAGGTGCTGAGTGGTGGATATGTTGGAGTTACTATGTTGATGACGCGGAAAAAAGAAACTTAGGTATGCGTTACTGTGCAGTGTGGAGTGAATAAGTTGATCATGGATTCATTGTAGTGTAAGTATGCAGAACCTATCGAGAGGTATATATTGGCCAGATCTAAGACATTTTGAGCGTGTACGTGAGGAAAATAACGTTATAGGAAACCGATTCAAGCACGTAATCACTCAAGTAGTTTGATGTCGTTTTAAATCTTAGATGCGTTTTAAtcgatatatatatatatatatataaacgaCTGTAGCAAATAGACGTTATTGTGGTTGGCTTAGTGTTGCACTTCTTCACAACTAGCATTAGTTATTGAGCTCTCCTTGCAGGAATCTTTTAGTGGATTATCCACCAACATTAGTGTCCAAATTTGATCGCTGATTGATGATTTAAAACTGGTACTTTGTGCAATACTTGTTCACTCTGCTACTATACGTCAGGTTTGGTTTGGTTTGTGATGAAACAAACCTGACCTATTCCAAGATTCCTTTCCGCGGGTGGATTGGTGttggttagttttgtttactgTAGGTTGTCAAGATCAGTTATCACTGATCTTGATGGTAAAGAGTGTAGATTGGTGTCTATACTCAGTTTTTTCAACTACTTTTAATCAACAGAAATTGAAATTAGAAACAAGGAAATTAGAGAGATCTTtaggaaattaattttgacattgaaATCTTATCATAGTAATCATTGTTATTGAAATGATAATTTGATACTAGAAAATTTCATTGATACGATTATTTCTAGCACTTCATAATCGTATTTTTCACACTCCATATGTATTTAACTAGTAGATTGATAGTAAAGATTAATATCTATACCTatcaaaactaattaattGGCAATTATCATAATAGTTATCTAGAATTTTTTGCGTTTAATATTGCTATAAAATCGGGTAGTACCTTCCTCAATTATTATTCGAATTGTTCTATTACAGCAATTTGGCTAAGCATCAAAATGAAAGGTAAGtttataacgattttattttaatagccTTAGCTAAaactgtattttttaaattttagttacaTTCTTGTTATGTGCCACCTTTGTATTGGCTTTCCAATATGCCAAAGCCGAGCCAGTTGGTGAATGCCCCGACGACATGAACCCGGCAAAAGTTGATTTCTTGGTAGATGATGGAGATTGCACCGTCTTTTACAAATGCGATTGGGGAAAACCAGTCAAATTCGATTGCCCATCCGGTTTACACTTCAACAAAGAATTGGAAGTCTGTGATTGGCCAGATAAAGCTGGATGTAATGGTGATGGTGGAGATGACGGTGGAAGTAGCAGCAGCAGTAGCAGCAGTGAAAGCGATGAAGGGGACGATGAAGAAGTAGTTGAAGGAGGTGATGATGAAGAAGTTGAGGGAGGAGATGACAATGTTGAAGAAGATTCTAGTAGCTccagttctagttctagctccgAAAGTGACGAAAGTGGTGATGGAAACGGTCAAGGAAGATGCCCAAATGATCCATGCCCAAAAGAAAACGGTGAATTCCCTCATTACTTTGCCCACCCTGAAACTTGTGGTAGATTCTGCCAATGCGATTGGGGAGTTGCCTATGATATGCCATGCCCAGATGGACTTCATTTCAACACCGAACTCAATGTTTGTGATTGGCCAGCTGATGCAGGCTGTGAATAATATATCTgatttatgaaaattgttatattatttaaataaatgtaaatatggTTATTGAATAAGAACGTTGTTGattgaattttatttgaaaaatattagttaaagTTAAAAGAAGTACTTCACTTgcaattataaaaacaattatatgATTCAACAAATGGAACAAATTCATTTGTTATATAGTAATCGTGAGGAATTACGGACGTCCACATTTGTTATTTAGATATCAGTTAATGATATCCAGAatcttgttttctttttttcttttaatcgtGCACattaatttctcttttaataacaaaaatatcacAATACCATTCGCCTGTTCCATTCTAATTAGCGccatatttaaaatattagttttaactGGCAGAGCACTTTTGACTTTACTGTGATGATAACTCGTCATAGTAAAGGCGTCCTCCACCACGATGGTTCAATTGCCATAGCAGACTGTTACGTATACATATACACCGACTGTAATTCGTATCATGATATTGAGGTTGTTGAAATTTTCGCGGCGTCATTTTTTGTCCTGTTGCagaaaataaaactaaccttactgACACAAGACCTAGGTTGTTCATCTGCCGAACTAGTATACGGTCAACCACTTACGTTTCctggagaattttttattaataatcaatacCCTTTGGAATCTGATCCATTGCTATCTAGTTTAATGAAACATTATCTTCTTTGAAACCACTATACACAgtttttcattcaaaacaaaaaccatttattcaattcaaaatttgcctttgtcaaaattaatgtgATTCAACCCTCTTTAACTCCAAGATATGAAAGCCcatttaaagtaataaaaaaatttgcgaaatattttgtaattttcaaaaacaaccaGGAACTAACTGTTAACATCAACAATCTTAAACCAGCATtccttttaaaagaaaactcaACATGTCACCAAAGcgataaaatcaattttgtttcaatttttaagtacgatttttttttacaaccaTCTTCCTCTTTGATTAGTCTTTATAGGAGGGAAAGTGGCTGTAGCATGCTGTGTACACGACATATAACATCATGTTACAAtacaaaatcattattattttattaacattttattattatcttattatattGTGAACCAGATACCGACACTTACCTACCATTATGTCACGGAATGattaacatttcaaaacaaaactaaccttacctaacattccttgaTACAAATAATGAGCGTTTTAttctatacaaaaatattcacaattttatagcaatatacatatacagggtgagtcaataATGCAGCGACGAAAGATAGTGGCTTTactgttgaaaatataaaaaaatgtttttatgttaTCATATATTACCATCAAAGCTGCatccattaaaattattttcagctaTACTGGGTGTTTTACTATTCGAGGACCGTACTCAACttaatatatgtatttgtagatatatttttttacatgcGCTGATTAGCTGTCTTAAATGCTACAACTGCATAtattgttttcaatttttgaatgCAAGGCagcattattattaaatattgaagaTTGCAATTTGGCATGTCGATAAATAAAGCTTGGGTGTTTCGATCACCGTTAATACTATTGGATGTtattatacagagtgtttaCCAGAAGCAATTAATTTATGCAATGTTTGGTGAGccataactttgttattttaaatggaacaccctatattTTTCTGAAGCATCGTAAGGCACAATCTTTGCCGAACGTCTAGTAAAACATCTTCTAAAAGAGCCTGCAGttgattttctaaaaaattcaaataagatCCTACCCAGATAATTCCTGCCCAGACATTTAAGCACCATCGATCTTGGTGGTCTACTAATCGTCTAAAATTAGAATTGACAGTATCGTAGAAATGAAGATTATGGCGAGTAATTTTTAAGGAATGTCGCCTCATCGGTGAATAAAAGATAATcaacaaaatatattcttgttgaacattttttaatgcCCATTCCAAAAATTCTAgtctttttttgaaatcttgTGCATCAAGTTCTTGTACAAACGTTAGGATGTCAAAAATTACTCCTCTCCCTAATTTCCCTGCAGCACTCTCCCAAGATCCTGCAATGCAGTCCTTTTTCTATCCTTTCCTCGTACTTCACTGCTCTTCTCCCAGCTTCCATCCACTGTaacctcttccctcactatatagGCTGAAGTCTCCCTTGCCAACTCCAATACCCATCTCCAATACCTTGTTTGTACATCCTCCAGTAACCCTTGTTCTTTCCATTCTCATACTTATCCGCtttcaaacataacctttCTTTTTCCCACATCGCTTCTTCACTCTTCTTTCCATCGCCCTAACTTGCGACCCAACTTTATTATCGTCCGAGAACCCATATCCCAAATATGTATACTCCTTCACTTCCTCTATCTCTCTTCCCTCCTACATCCATTCTTCTCCCACCTTTGCAGAACTTCATGACCTTTGTCTTCTCGATGTTTACCTACAAGCCCTTTGCCTTAAAATATCTCTCGGacatattttcttattctgttcaaaattgaaactttttcctcagctagtttttgagaaaaagaatcgCAAATatattacaacatttttacgtcaaaaaattaaagattacaTTGCTGATGAGGTTTGATTTGTACAGGTGTTTGTTTATACTCTGCCTCACCCTCGTTCAATCCTATGAATGATGAAGAAGAGTTGGATATTGGACATTTGCAATGAAACGATTAAATTCTTGCAGATATGTTAATGAAGCTCGAAGGAAATTTTAGTAAATagctaaaaatatttaattaatgccAACAATTGGACAATATAATTTTCGTTGATCGATGACAattcacatttttctttagttttaaaattctataaGTATTGAACTATTGTGTCGGTAGCAGATTAAAACCTATTGgctgttattaattattatcttactttaatcaaaactaattaattaccACTTATAgtaatttgttatttagaattaaattatcgTCATTTTTTTGGGTTTATGCTATAAAACAGGGTTGCCGCAcacttaaattattattcGAATTGTTCGTTTACAGCAATTTGACTACATATCAAAATGAAAGGTAAGtttataacgattttaatttaatagacttagctacaactttatttttatattttagttacATTCTTGTTATGTGCCACCCTTGTATTGGCTTTCCAATATGCCAAAGCCGACGAGTTGGTGAATGTCCCGACGACATGAACCCGGATAAAGTTGATTTCTTGGTAGATGATAAAGATTGCACCGTCTTCTACAAATGCGATTGGGGAAAACCCGTCAAATTCGATTGCCCATCTGATTTACATTTCAACAAAGAATTGGAAGTCTGTGATTGGCCCGATAAAGCTGGATGCAACGGTGATGGTGGAGATGACAGTGGAAGTAGCAGCAGCAGTAGCAGTAGCGAAAGCGATGAAGGGGATGACGATGAAGAAGTAGTTGAAGGAGGAGATGACAATGTTGAAGAAGATTCCAGTAGCTCCAGCTCTAGTTCTAGCTCCGAAAGTAACGAAAGTAGCGATGGAAACGGTCAAGGCAAATGCCCAAATGATCCGTGCCCAAAAGAAAATGGTGATTTCCCTCATTACTTTGCCCACCCAGAAACCTGTGGTAGATTCTGCCAATGCGACTGGGGAGTTGCCTATGATATGCCATGCCCAGATGGTCTTCATTTCAACACCGACCTTAATGTTTGCGATTGGCCAGCTGATGCAGGATGTGAATAATATacttattatcataaaaatgttacttatctgaacacaaataaaatttaattatgcattaataatttgtttttgttaataatcattCAATTAAAGCATTTGATCTAGTTTGaaatataattctttttctaaaagcacaatgttttaaaatttccaaatatacTAACAGGTTCCTTAGACTTTTGTATACAATGTTTACAATGAAATG
This genomic stretch from Onthophagus taurus isolate NC chromosome 7, IU_Otau_3.0, whole genome shotgun sequence harbors:
- the LOC139430530 gene encoding peritrophin-1-like yields the protein MCHPCIGFPICQSRRVGECPDDMNPDKVDFLVDDKDCTVFYKCDWGKPVKFDCPSDLHFNKELEVCDWPDKAGCNGDGGDDSGSSSSSSSSESDEGDDDEEVVEGGDDNVEEDSSSSSSSSSSESNESSDGNGQGKCPNDPCPKENGDFPHYFAHPETCGRFCQCDWGVAYDMPCPDGLHFNTDLNVCDWPADAGCE